The following proteins come from a genomic window of Salvia hispanica cultivar TCC Black 2014 chromosome 4, UniMelb_Shisp_WGS_1.0, whole genome shotgun sequence:
- the LOC125185553 gene encoding uncharacterized protein LOC125185553 produces the protein MDKSGRARRIKSGGSDIDIAEPDEFEIGMNYDAVFVVKLPDSRSLRVVSRSLFLAVVLLSLPSIGSIIRAASSEGVVSDWIENLPLLLRDLEDEGLLAEGHRGFVAAAAGEFDFAFLRSAGVDFSMKADAHQVFDYIYAPNFSGIELVEDAIRGGGLAIAPLGGDISAEIRLLRDFKIVYLRRINGNTVVAMRKNSAAVRYSGGRRGVVCGGIGGGGKKEAALKGLEGVYLEPPRVEKESRFNYLPDLMEDPLDGYRRRVFVADEDGAVDWFYKNYPMRGQEFEVYGVEGEWDWGAEDFVVVKAEARAAERMLREKTICVVDELFLDCREEEGRAYWKCVELYGKIRSEGIAVHQWWF, from the coding sequence ATGGACAAATCGGGCCGGGCCCGACGGATTAAGAGCGGCGGCAGCGACATTGACATTGCCGAGCCGGATGAGTTCGAAATCGGGATGAATTACGACGCCGTTTTCGTCGTTAAGCTGCCGGATTCGCGATCCCTGCGTGTGGTGTCGAGATCGCTGTTCCTCGCGGTGGTTCTCCTCTCGCTGCCCTCGATCGGCTCGATTATCCGAGCGGCTTCAAGTGAAGGAGTTGTTTCTGATTGGATCGAGAATCTGCCGCTTCTCCTCCGCGACTTGGAGGATGAAGGCCTCCTCGCGGAGGGGCACAGAGGCTTCGTCGCTGCCGCCGCCGGCGAGTTCGATTTCGCCTTCCTGAGAAGCGCCGGCGTCGATTTTAGTATGAAGGCGGATGCACACCAAGTGTTTGATTATATCTACGCGCCGAATTTCAGCGGGATCGAGCTGGTGGAGGATGCCATCCGCGGCGGGGGTTTGGCGATCGCGCCTCTCGGCGGCGACATCTCGGCGGAGATCCGGCTGCTGCGTGATTTCAAAATCGTGTACCTCCGGCGAATCAACGGCAACACGGTGGTTGCGATGAGGAAAAATTCGGCCGCGGTTAGGTATTCCGGCGGCCGGAGGGGAGTGGTTTGCGGCGGCATTGGTGGCGGTGGGAAGAAGGAAGCCGCATTGAAGGGATTGGAGGGAGTGTACCTCGAGCCTCCGCGGGTGGAGAAGGAATCGAGGTTCAATTACTTGCCGGATTTGATGGAGGATCCGTTGGATGGGTATCGGAGGCGGGTGTTCGTTGCGGATGAGGATGGCGCGGTGGATTGGTTCTACAAGAATTATCCGATGCGGGGGCAGGAGTTCGAAGTGTATGGCGTGGAGGGGGAGTGGGATTGGGGGGCGGAGGATTTCGTGGTGGTGAAGGCGGAGGCGAGGGCCGCGGAGAGGATGCTGAGGGAGAAGACGATTTGTGTGGTGGATGAGTTGTTCTTGGATTGTAGAGAGGAGGAAGGGAGGGCTTATTGGAAGTGTGTGGAGTTGTATGGGAAGATTAGGAGTGAGGGGATTGCTGTTCATCAATGGTGGTTTTGA